In a single window of the Mustelus asterias chromosome 3, sMusAst1.hap1.1, whole genome shotgun sequence genome:
- the LOC144486857 gene encoding uncharacterized protein LOC144486857, producing MEQLLKPDKLDLDPQAVGASNCFDHWLRCFETFIASSSAVVVTDIDKLHVLHARVSAHIFAMIRDAETYQEAIDLLNGQYNRQPNEVYTRHLLATRRQQPGESTEQFLRELRALGRACSCKAVSAAQNADVLIRDAFVAGIRSTDIRQRLLEQGGLDLQKTVALAGSLEVAFWNLEAYTPDHEGAPWTPRPPPSLYPGRPQTYAMPCPDTELTTAAVSGGPRCYYCSLEKHPRRRCPAKDAICSGCGKKGHYLKVCRAKSASRPSSAVCDPREAPSSTPSSACDPREPPC from the coding sequence atggagcaactcttAAAACCTGATAAACTTGACTTGGACCCCcaggctgttggggcctcaaactgttttgatcactggctgcgctgcttcgagaccttcatcgcctcctcctccgccgtcgtcgtaaccgacatcgacaaactacacgtgctccacgcccgcgtcagcgctcacatcttcgcgatgatccgagacgcggaaacttaccaggaggcaatcgatctcctaaatggccagtacaaccggcagccgaatgaggtctacaccagacatctgctggccactcgcagacagcagccgggggaatcgactgagcaattcctgcgcgaactgcgtgcactcggcagagcctgcagctgcaaggccgtttcagccgcccaaaacgccgacgtcctgatcagagatgcctttgttgcgggcatcaggtcgaccgatatccggcagcgcctgctggaacaaggtgggctggacctgcagaagactgtggcgcttgccggctcgctggaggtggctttttggaatctcgaggcctacacccccgaccatgagggcgcaccgtggacaccgcgtCCGCCGCCATCTCTGTACCCGGGAaggccgcaaacctacgccatGCCTTGTCCTGACACCGAACTGACCACTgcagcagtctccggaggcccgaggtgctactactgcagcctggagaagcacccacgacgacgctgcccggcgaaagacgcgatctgctccgGCTGTggtaagaagggccattacttgaaagtctgcagggcaaaatcggcctccaggcccagcagcgctgtgtgcgatccgcgggaggcaCCGTCTTCGACGCCATCGTCTGCGTGCGATCCGCGAGAGCCGCCATGCTGA